TTCTATGCGAATCAGATGAAGAAGAAGAACAAGAAATGGGTTGTTTGGGGTTCGGTTTTGGGGGTGATTATTCTTCTTGTGTGTTTGATCTCCATGCTTGCTTCTCGTTGAAGTGTGTTTCTGATTCCTTGTTTTGGTGGAGATTTGTTGCTTCTTTTGATTAGTCTCGATGGAAGCTAGTTGGGTACTTTTTTTCAAGTGTAGTAGATCGTCTCTTGATTTTGTATCAGTAAACATTCAGGTTTCGTTTGATGAATCTGTATATACTATTCGTCTTTTGTAACCAAAATGGAAATGTCATACACCAAAGTTAGGAAGAGGAAACATGATCTATAGTGTTATGACTTTGTTTCATTCGAATAGTACTTGTATGAGTGGAGATAAAATTATATTTAATTGACTACAAGATATTCAACAAGAATCAAATAAAATTTGGTAAATTTGTACGAATATGTGATACAAACAATCTAGAACAAAAGCTGAGGTAAGCATTTGTATTTTGATTTGACCATTAAAAACTCATGTTTCTGAACAGTTTATACTTATGTTGTGGGATAGGTGTCTGGTTTTCTTGGAACCAGGTTCACAATATATGACAAACCAAACAGCACAAGCCCCAACCTAACCGAAGCCTCCACTCTAAGCAAGCATCCACTGAGTTACCTGTTACTAGCTATACCGCAGAAAACATAACCTACGAGCTCAATTTTCTTCGCACAAGGAGGGGGGCCTAGAAGAATGCACTGCGTTATGGACTCTACACCACTCTCTTCTGTTATGCACGCTGAGCCATCAGTAATTAAAGGCATTAAAGAGTATGTTTCTTCCTCGGCTTCACCAAAAGGAAAACCAGCTCAACAGGCACAGAGATATGTGATATTTCTCCAAGCTCTTGGTGGATAAGCTTAATGAAGTTATATCCAATGTAATACATAAACAGAGAGACATTACACAACAACATATAATAGTTTTTAAAACCTAATGTGACAATAGCAGTGACCTTCAACAGTCTCAAACTTGTCCTGCCCAAAGCTCTCTCATCTCAGTGTGGAATAAGTGATAAACTCCGTTGAAGTAAACTGAAATGGTTGGCGCGGAATAGGATTCCTGCAATCTCACAAGGATTAAGAATCAATCAAAGGCAACCATAACTTCAATTTTAACAGTATACATTTGTGCCGATTAAGTCGGTGTAAGGAGAGGAAAGATACGTACGGTCTAGGGCCATAAACTTTGATCTGGCGGATATGAGTATCTCTCCCGTTGAGGTGATTTGACAACATGGCTATTTGCAACATGAATGTATTCACAAATGTTTCCCTGTGAAGAGAACACACACTGGTTAAACTGATCACCGAAACAAAAACATCTAGTAAGCAAAACCTCAAAGGCAAACGGCTCAAAATCTGACTGATACTGGAATCTCAACCTATCTCAGAGTGAAAACTCGCTATCTAAAGATAACGTCTAAGCAATATTAATAAACTTGTACAAGAGCTTCTCTGACAAAAGACAGTCATAAAGCTGATCATAGAGCTAACATAGTAAGCAAAACTCCAAAGGCAAATGGCTCAAAAGCTGACTAAACTGGAACCACAACATATCTCAGTGGAAACACTCGCTAGCTAAAAGACATATATCTAAGCAATATTGATAACCCCTGCAAGAGCTTCTTCCGTTCTAAATGACTCAGTACATACCTTGGATCAGCTCCAGATAGAGATATGGAAACCCAACCAGATGGCTTTACAAGCTCAACACTTTTTACTTCCTAAACAATTGAAAGAGAAGGAGACAACACCATGAAACATCAATCCACATCACAAGCTAGAAAAAAAAAACACCTTTTAGAGTAAAAAGATCACCTTTAAGTTATGAAAGCCATCACCAGCACGAACAGAGATCTTACTAGGCGTATAGCTCTCGTCAAGCTTAAAGTCAACGTACAAAGCCACTAACTTTTCAAATCACAAAAAAAAAGGGTCAAAACCTCAAGATCTGAATCCCCTTTCCCCCCCAGAAAAAAATTAGATCATAACCATACCTGTAACCTCACTTTCTTCTGGAATTGAATGTTGATCAAATGTGGTTGCAACCCATCTGATCTGCAAAAAAAAAGGTGGAAACTTTCGATTCAGCGAGACAGAGAAATGATTAGAGGAAGAGATGGGCATTTAGATTTAGGGTTTAACTGCCAATAGGTCTCGAGATTGTCGTCGCGGAGAGTGTTGACGCCATTGCCGGGCTTGCAGGAGCTAACGCTCCAAGCTGCGTTTTTTCCCATCTCTCTCAGATCGTCGTCCACGATTAGCTTATCGTTTCCTCCTCTGATCTTCCCTTCTTCCTCCGATTCCGATGATTCCGTCGCCATATCTAATCTCCGATGTCAACCCTTTTTTTTTTTTGCTAAAACCCTCCCTACGAGGGTTTGAATTCGTCTTTATGGCTCAAGTGGCTTCCCTCATAGGAAAAACGAAAAACGTCATGTCGTTAATAATCACTAAAACGACATAAAGTTTTTGTTTGTTAACAAGAAACAACATCTATTTATTAGAGTTTAGATTTAGATTGGGTAAGCCCTCAGACCGGAAAACGGCCGATCCATAAATCAACAGTAGGCCGCGGTCACGATCAGTACATACACTGATAACCTCTGCTAAAACATACATCAACGTAAATTTATTTTAAATTTCATACGCCAACTAATAAAATTAGGCTAAATCATACATTGACCACTTTTTCCTTACTCAAACGTTAGTTATTAAAAAAATTTATTCTTGTCGAAACTGATCCAGGGGGGCTTCAAAGTTCAAACCCGTGTTTGGTCAATGACTATTATGTCTCTAAACCACTGTGCCAAGTAGATTCTTTGTTTCTATTTTCCAAGG
The DNA window shown above is from Brassica oleracea var. oleracea cultivar TO1000 chromosome C3, BOL, whole genome shotgun sequence and carries:
- the LOC106331984 gene encoding anaphase-promoting complex subunit 10; the protein is MATESSESEEEGKIRGGNDKLIVDDDLREMGKNAAWSVSSCKPGNGVNTLRDDNLETYWQSDGLQPHLINIQFQKKVRLQLVALYVDFKLDESYTPSKISVRAGDGFHNLKEVKSVELVKPSGWVSISLSGADPRETFVNTFMLQIAMLSNHLNGRDTHIRQIKVYGPRPNPIPRQPFQFTSTEFITYSTLR